Genomic DNA from Desulfosporosinus sp. Sb-LF:
TCAATAATCACCATATTTCCATAGGCCGTATTCCATCCGGCCATTATGACGACCCCTGCTCCGGTAGCATGAACCTGCGTTCCTTGTGGAGCAACAATATCTGTTCCGGAATGCAAACTCCGTTTGTGGGTAATGGGGTGAATCCGCCAACCGAAGGGATCACTGATTTCGTAAAAGCCTGGTACTGGCCATACAGAGATTGTACCACTCACTCCTCCGGTACGTGCCGCCTGAAGTTTCCGTATTTTATCTGCCATAGCATTCGATTCGGATTCTAAGCGGTCAATATCGTCAAACGCAGCTTGTTGGCTCTTCTGATTTTGATCTAAGGCAATACGCTGTTGTGACTTTGTCTTTTCAAGATCTGAGCTGACTGAAGACGCCTGCGCTTGAAGAAGGGCAGCTTGATCCCTTCGGCTCTGCAAATCGCGGTTTTTTTGGGCTATTTGTTCCTTTTGGGATTTAATATCCAACAATAGCTGCTTATCATTGTCTATTAACTTAGAAAAATACTCCATTCTAGTTATAAAATCACTGAGGTCTGAAGACTGAAAAAGCAGTTCTAAATAGCTAATCTGACCACTCTCATAGATTCCCCGGGCTCTTTTTCCCAGGGCACTCTGGC
This window encodes:
- a CDS encoding M23 family metallopeptidase; its protein translation is MFQKKLAPMVIMSLVILGASALPSRANELGDALGEQQDIINQKNQAKGQLNKLTFTAEKMKAQLTQLETQIAAAQVLLGQKQAAYAQAQSQVIIAQKELAEKQKELEGRQSALGKRARGIYESGQISYLELLFQSSDLSDFITRMEYFSKLIDNDKQLLLDIKSQKEQIAQKNRDLQSRRDQAALLQAQASSVSSDLEKTKSQQRIALDQNQKSQQAAFDDIDRLESESNAMADKIRKLQAARTGGVSGTISVWPVPGFYEISDPFGWRIHPITHKRSLHSGTDIVAPQGTQVHATGAGVVIMAGWNTAYGNMVIIDHGSGVSSLYGHQSSLNVTEGESVQANQVIGYVGSTGWSTGSHLHFEVREGGNPSDPLRFFPD